From Companilactobacillus heilongjiangensis, one genomic window encodes:
- a CDS encoding ATP-binding cassette domain-containing protein: MTLNNAIEVSHLTKKFNDKTAVDDISFNVKQGEVFGLLGPNGAGKTTTLRMITTLLKSTSGTVKIFGHDTASEGKLARSMFGLTGQYASVDEDISARENLMIFSRLNGLSRADSKKRTEELLEEFSLVNSADKSLKDFSGGMRRRLDLAVSLITRPALIFLDEPTTGLDPRTRTQMWDTIRKLVAQGSTIVLTTQYLDEADQLADRIAVIDHGKLVKIGTPSELKQQIGGTNLSFTVSDNQQVDSTVKLVTDKLGATVHLAGQRLSTNLAGVDQLSKLLATLQQDKISITDLTVQEPSLDDVFMNLTVGKN, encoded by the coding sequence ATGACACTAAATAATGCAATCGAAGTTAGCCACTTAACAAAAAAATTTAACGATAAAACAGCAGTTGATGATATTTCCTTTAACGTCAAACAAGGTGAGGTGTTCGGACTCTTGGGACCCAATGGTGCCGGGAAAACAACCACTTTGCGAATGATAACGACATTGTTAAAATCCACTAGCGGCACGGTCAAAATTTTTGGTCACGATACTGCTAGTGAAGGGAAGTTGGCCAGATCGATGTTTGGACTGACTGGGCAATATGCATCGGTTGATGAAGATATCTCCGCCCGTGAGAATTTAATGATTTTTTCAAGATTAAATGGTTTATCACGAGCAGATTCAAAAAAGCGGACCGAAGAATTGCTAGAAGAATTCTCACTGGTCAATTCAGCTGATAAGTCATTAAAAGATTTCTCAGGTGGGATGCGCCGCAGATTGGATTTGGCAGTTAGCTTGATTACTCGTCCGGCTTTGATTTTCCTAGACGAACCAACTACTGGATTGGACCCTCGAACTAGAACGCAAATGTGGGATACGATTAGAAAATTGGTAGCTCAGGGTTCCACAATTGTATTAACGACACAATATCTTGATGAAGCAGATCAATTGGCAGACAGAATTGCAGTTATCGATCACGGTAAATTAGTAAAAATCGGAACACCTTCAGAATTAAAGCAACAGATTGGTGGAACTAATTTAAGTTTTACTGTGAGTGATAATCAGCAAGTTGATTCAACGGTTAAATTAGTTACCGATAAATTAGGCGCAACTGTTCATCTGGCAGGGCAACGCTTGAGCACCAACTTGGCTGGAGTTGATCAATTATCAAAATTATTGGCAACTCTACAGCAGGATAAAATTTCAATTACTGATTTAACAGTCCAAGAACCATCTTTGGATGACGTATTTATGAATTTAACCGTTGGTAAAAATTAA
- a CDS encoding MarR family winged helix-turn-helix transcriptional regulator: MPDLLKQKNAAGKLIEFGMVRHVADKVAHRNTDEDERKFMFQGQGKILLALSQSNGLSQKELATRLDLSAQSTAEFVNKLVKKQLVTKEKSTTDRRMTIIRITDLGRQTATMESTVPEFLNALTDEELDQFANILSKINTHLYDEIENTDHQNLFNRSKQMIKDGIRDWFL, translated from the coding sequence ATGCCTGATTTACTTAAACAAAAAAATGCCGCTGGAAAATTAATTGAATTCGGTATGGTGCGACACGTTGCTGACAAAGTTGCCCATCGAAATACCGATGAAGACGAAAGAAAATTCATGTTTCAAGGCCAAGGTAAAATCCTGCTTGCCCTGTCACAATCTAATGGTCTTTCACAAAAAGAATTAGCTACACGACTTGACTTGAGCGCCCAATCGACCGCTGAGTTCGTCAATAAATTAGTTAAAAAACAACTGGTCACTAAAGAAAAGTCGACCACCGACCGCCGCATGACAATTATTCGAATAACTGATTTAGGACGCCAAACAGCTACTATGGAATCAACAGTGCCCGAATTTCTAAATGCTTTGACCGATGAAGAACTTGATCAATTTGCCAATATTCTGAGTAAAATAAACACTCACCTATATGACGAAATCGAAAACACTGACCATCAAAACTTATTTAATAGATCTAAGCAAATGATAAAAGATGGTATCCGCGATTGGTTCCTTTAA
- a CDS encoding DHA2 family efflux MFS transporter permease subunit, with protein MNKGEIQNSLARKLFIITLLSGTFTMSISQSSLSTAYPTLMKFFGVTAPTIQWLTTGFMLIMCIMMPISPWLLNNFSFKKIFLSVVAIFALGTFVIIIAPNFPIAMLGRALEAIGVGVLFPSFQSVLMSITPESKRGATMGYAGLVMGSALASGPIISGIVLNFVQWQGLFVIFLLIMIVIFISGLIYIKDVMPRHKASLDLISTVYLLGIIGLLYVVNQAGATKSFGTNLVILLVISLLLTFLFIRRQLTKKEPLLDLKVMKNFNFDLAVLLTGFSYISLIVVTIIYPLYYQNILHTSVLMSGLALVPPAIVLSILNPLTGKLADRIGFKSTLLIGMSMIVVGWFLLFAIHTKLSIWPMILIAALIEGGNAFVMMPATTLGGNSLSEELLPHGTAIITTVRQLLGSLGVSLATLILVTTNQNHHLPANTGLIGFQKVFAFFFGMAIIGLIFALLIKNNKKTA; from the coding sequence ATGAATAAAGGTGAAATTCAAAATAGCCTGGCTCGTAAGTTATTTATCATCACTTTGTTATCCGGAACTTTTACAATGTCGATCAGTCAGTCATCACTATCAACTGCCTATCCAACCTTGATGAAATTCTTCGGTGTTACGGCTCCCACAATCCAATGGTTAACTACTGGTTTCATGCTGATTATGTGTATCATGATGCCAATCAGTCCATGGCTGTTAAATAACTTTTCATTCAAAAAAATCTTTTTAAGTGTTGTCGCAATTTTTGCACTCGGAACTTTCGTTATTATCATTGCACCAAACTTTCCCATCGCCATGTTAGGTCGGGCTTTGGAAGCTATCGGTGTCGGGGTTTTATTCCCATCATTTCAATCTGTTCTAATGTCCATCACACCCGAGTCAAAACGTGGTGCAACTATGGGTTACGCCGGACTAGTCATGGGCTCAGCTTTAGCTAGTGGTCCAATTATTTCCGGGATTGTTCTAAACTTTGTTCAATGGCAAGGACTATTCGTCATCTTTTTGTTAATTATGATCGTAATTTTTATCAGTGGTCTTATTTATATCAAAGATGTCATGCCTCGTCACAAAGCTAGTCTGGATTTAATTTCAACCGTCTACCTACTTGGTATCATTGGCCTGCTCTATGTGGTCAATCAAGCTGGAGCAACTAAGAGTTTTGGCACTAACTTGGTGATTCTACTCGTCATCAGTCTTTTATTAACGTTCTTATTTATTCGCCGTCAGTTAACCAAAAAGGAACCCCTACTCGATTTGAAAGTTATGAAAAACTTCAATTTCGACTTAGCAGTTCTGCTCACAGGATTCTCTTATATTTCACTGATTGTCGTAACAATTATTTATCCACTTTATTATCAAAATATTTTGCATACTTCGGTTCTGATGTCAGGTTTGGCTTTAGTTCCACCAGCCATCGTCCTCAGCATCTTGAATCCATTGACTGGTAAACTTGCCGATCGAATCGGATTCAAATCGACTTTATTAATCGGTATGTCAATGATTGTTGTCGGTTGGTTCTTACTATTTGCCATCCACACGAAATTAAGTATCTGGCCAATGATTTTGATTGCTGCATTAATTGAAGGCGGAAATGCCTTTGTTATGATGCCTGCCACAACTTTGGGTGGAAATTCTTTGTCAGAAGAATTATTGCCTCACGGTACTGCAATCATAACAACCGTTCGTCAATTGCTCGGCTCATTAGGCGTCAGCTTAGCAACATTGATTTTGGTTACAACTAATCAAAATCATCATTTACCTGCCAATACCGGTTTAATCGGTTTTCAAAAGGTTTTCGCATTCTTCTTTGGCATGGCGATTATCGGTTTGATATTTGCTTTATTAATTAAAAATAATAAGAAGACAGCTTAA
- the whiA gene encoding DNA-binding protein WhiA, with protein sequence MVSYASEVKQELTKLVVHPEHARVELSALLRMNGSLSIQNHHFVLTAQTENAAIARRIFSLIKQKYGMESELLVRKKMKLKKNNQYLVRLKHDTNKVLTDLDILDESGLSINTDVPEEVLTEDQRMRSYLRGAFLATGSVNNPETSRYHLEIYSLYETHNEGIAQMMNYFHLNARTTKRRNGYIVYLKEAEKIADFLQVIGATNSMLKFEDIRIVRDMRNSVNRLVNCENANINKTVAAAERQIENIKHLQATVGLDSLPDKLREIAVLRLENPEVSLKELGDMVPSGPISKSGINHRLRKLNELAESA encoded by the coding sequence GTGGTTTCTTACGCAAGTGAGGTCAAACAGGAACTCACAAAGTTAGTCGTCCATCCAGAACATGCTCGAGTAGAATTATCAGCATTGTTACGAATGAATGGCTCATTAAGCATACAAAATCATCACTTCGTCTTAACCGCACAAACTGAGAACGCTGCAATTGCCAGAAGAATTTTTTCTTTGATAAAGCAAAAGTATGGTATGGAATCAGAATTGCTTGTGCGTAAAAAGATGAAATTGAAGAAAAATAATCAATATCTAGTTCGGTTGAAACATGATACCAACAAAGTTTTGACGGACTTAGATATTTTGGATGAATCTGGCCTATCGATCAATACCGATGTACCAGAAGAAGTATTGACAGAAGATCAAAGGATGCGTTCATACCTTCGTGGAGCCTTTTTGGCTACCGGAAGTGTTAATAATCCGGAGACTTCCAGATATCATTTGGAGATTTATTCATTATACGAAACTCATAATGAGGGAATCGCTCAGATGATGAATTACTTCCATTTGAACGCTCGGACAACGAAACGTCGGAATGGTTATATCGTTTACTTGAAGGAAGCTGAAAAAATTGCGGACTTCTTGCAGGTGATCGGTGCTACTAATTCGATGTTGAAGTTTGAGGATATTAGAATTGTTCGTGATATGAGAAATTCAGTTAATCGTTTGGTTAATTGCGAGAACGCTAATATCAATAAGACTGTAGCTGCTGCCGAACGTCAAATTGAAAATATTAAACATTTACAAGCTACAGTTGGTTTGGATTCTCTACCTGATAAATTACGTGAGATTGCGGTCTTGCGTTTGGAAAATCCCGAAGTTTCTTTGAAGGAATTAGGCGATATGGTTCCTAGTGGACCTATTTCAAAGTCAGGTATCAATCATCGTTTGAGAAAGTTGAACGAACTGGCTGAGTCAGCTTAA
- a CDS encoding gluconeogenesis factor YvcK family protein yields the protein MATNRIVRVVKGRRPRVVVIGGGTGLPVVLNSLRNMDANITAIVTVADDGGSSGIIRDYINVVPPGDIRNVLASLSDLPKVDLDVFQYRFRTNDDFFSGHAIGNLIIAALTEMSPNIFDAVQELSKMMHVDGHVYPASNTKLTLHAEFTDGTKLAGEHEITHSGKHVKRVWVTNSDEPEEEPKSVISVIASIMQADVVVLGPGSLFTSILPNLMISDIGEAVKKTSAEVVYICNIMTQIGETEGFTDADHVKVLNEHLGGNFIDTVLVNTRKIPEGYMDHKKYDEYVNQVQTDFEDLRDMGCKVIQDDFLSLHDKGAFHDGEKVAKEIINLSLQSGNRKNEVRR from the coding sequence ATGGCAACAAATAGGATAGTTCGGGTTGTTAAAGGACGTCGTCCAAGAGTTGTAGTTATAGGTGGGGGTACTGGTTTACCAGTTGTATTAAACAGTTTAAGAAACATGGACGCTAATATTACCGCAATTGTTACCGTAGCCGATGATGGGGGATCATCTGGTATCATTCGTGACTATATCAACGTTGTCCCTCCTGGGGATATTCGAAACGTTTTAGCATCTCTTTCAGATTTACCTAAAGTGGACTTAGATGTCTTCCAATATCGTTTTAGAACCAATGACGATTTCTTCTCAGGTCATGCGATTGGAAATCTCATCATCGCTGCTTTAACGGAAATGTCACCTAATATTTTTGACGCCGTACAAGAACTATCTAAAATGATGCACGTTGATGGTCATGTTTACCCAGCTAGCAATACCAAGTTGACATTGCATGCTGAGTTTACTGATGGAACAAAACTCGCTGGAGAGCACGAAATCACGCACTCTGGTAAGCATGTTAAACGAGTTTGGGTCACAAATTCAGATGAACCAGAAGAGGAACCAAAGTCAGTTATTTCAGTTATTGCTTCAATTATGCAAGCTGATGTCGTTGTCTTGGGTCCTGGTAGTTTGTTCACAAGTATTTTGCCTAATTTGATGATCAGCGATATCGGTGAGGCAGTTAAGAAAACATCTGCCGAGGTCGTTTATATTTGTAACATCATGACACAGATTGGTGAAACTGAAGGCTTTACTGATGCTGATCACGTCAAGGTTTTGAATGAACATTTGGGCGGTAACTTTATCGATACTGTCCTAGTTAATACGAGAAAAATCCCTGAGGGATATATGGATCATAAGAAGTATGACGAGTATGTCAATCAGGTACAAACAGATTTTGAAGATTTACGAGACATGGGCTGCAAAGTTATCCAAGATGACTTCTTGTCATTGCACGATAAAGGTGCTTTCCATGATGGAGAAAAGGTTGCCAAGGAAATTATTAATCTATCCTTGCAATCTGGAAATAGAAAAAATGAGGTGAGACGTTAG
- the rapZ gene encoding RNase adapter RapZ, producing MAEDMLSLVIVTGMSGAGKTVAMQSFEDLGYFCIDNMPPNLLPKFWELVHESGTIKKVALVVDIRSRSFYDEIFSMLSKVDEDEQEEQQKVDMKILFLNASDEELVSRYKETRRSHPLAMEGRLLDGIQKERELLSEIRGRASVEIDTTDLTPRQLREEIFDNFQESSVVPTFHIEVLSFGFKYGLPIDADIVMDVRFLRNPFYIKELKTQTGMDKPVYDYVMDDDETQNFYNKFYGLLKDIVPGYEKEGKTSLTIAIGCTGGQHRSVAIAQRLGMDLKKKYYVDITHRDMEKSQKKVIEHGNK from the coding sequence ATGGCAGAAGATATGCTTAGTTTGGTCATTGTTACCGGAATGAGTGGCGCTGGTAAAACTGTTGCCATGCAATCCTTTGAAGATTTAGGATATTTTTGTATTGATAACATGCCGCCTAACTTGCTTCCCAAATTCTGGGAGTTAGTTCACGAATCTGGCACAATCAAAAAGGTAGCACTAGTTGTAGATATTAGATCACGTTCATTTTATGATGAGATTTTTTCTATGCTCTCAAAAGTGGATGAAGATGAACAAGAAGAACAACAAAAGGTTGATATGAAGATTCTCTTCCTGAATGCTTCCGATGAAGAATTGGTTTCTCGTTACAAAGAGACCCGTCGCAGTCATCCGTTAGCTATGGAAGGCCGTTTGTTGGATGGTATTCAAAAGGAAAGAGAATTGTTATCTGAAATTAGAGGACGTGCTTCAGTTGAAATTGATACGACTGATTTAACTCCTCGTCAACTTCGTGAAGAAATTTTTGATAATTTCCAAGAGAGTTCAGTCGTTCCAACTTTCCATATTGAAGTATTATCATTTGGTTTCAAATATGGATTGCCAATTGACGCTGATATTGTCATGGATGTGAGATTTTTGAGAAATCCGTTCTACATTAAAGAGTTGAAGACTCAAACTGGAATGGATAAACCAGTCTATGATTACGTCATGGATGATGATGAAACTCAGAATTTTTATAATAAATTTTATGGTTTGTTGAAAGATATAGTTCCCGGTTATGAAAAAGAAGGGAAAACTAGTTTAACGATTGCAATTGGCTGTACTGGTGGTCAACATCGTTCCGTTGCAATTGCCCAACGACTTGGTATGGATTTGAAGAAGAAGTACTATGTCGATATTACTCACCGTGACATGGAAAAATCGCAAAAGAAGGTAATCGAACATGGCAACAAATAG
- a CDS encoding cation:proton antiporter: METVFLILLLLAAVVVANIISGKFSKIPIAFIQIAAGLVLSFIPIYSHFELEPEVFLLVIISVLMFNDGQHTSLSRLTHQFGTTFSLSVELAIISILIVGFITHSLITSMPLALAFALGAIITPTDAVAVGSITSNMLVPTEVMGTLENESLFNDASGIVALNLAIGAAVTGQFSLLNGIGNFMYVFFGGIILGGILGAFIVALRLRLINMHVDTPSVMVPFTLLTPFVVYLIAEAVGVSGILAVVVTGLMHGIQQNRLRLTSSRLQIVMTSTWQIVSSILNGIVFVLLGLSLPKVIIDLHERNTSSVAILLGIGILLYAIMTALRYLWTVLDLARIRAWDKKEKQANSTIMALSGVHGTITLAMAFSLPLKLNGQPFPYRTDIIFVAAIVILTSLLVPTFVLPFLLPQQVNKYSEEELAHAKIEMVDNAIVSLQTQHGQDVNTSQVINILDGQRTIEGHIDKAKLNIIFDNCFELEQQAINEMLENNEIDELNANLYMRVAKRTIVQYQQTDWQRFTLAVRFGILERFSPSKKARKRRKIFHQMKHHQADNRSDMIKRNRQMWQQMAITEKKPFERITSYLAQSLVNNHENSREINLVRRAYDERHRRLTRSFVEDENFKDEQNELLIEAFQQENNYIQSKIATKEFSTELGSALYEQISTDQLVYLQSVNEE; the protein is encoded by the coding sequence ATGGAGACGGTCTTTTTAATTCTCTTATTGCTTGCGGCTGTAGTAGTCGCCAATATCATTTCAGGAAAATTCTCGAAAATTCCGATTGCATTCATTCAGATTGCAGCCGGATTAGTTTTGTCATTTATACCTATTTATAGTCACTTTGAACTAGAACCTGAGGTGTTCTTATTAGTAATTATCTCAGTGTTAATGTTTAACGATGGTCAGCACACCAGCCTTTCACGTTTAACACACCAATTTGGAACAACTTTTTCACTATCGGTCGAACTGGCAATTATTTCAATCTTAATTGTCGGATTCATAACCCACTCACTCATTACCAGCATGCCACTAGCACTGGCTTTTGCATTGGGAGCCATCATCACCCCAACCGATGCCGTGGCAGTCGGTTCAATTACTAGCAACATGTTAGTCCCAACCGAAGTTATGGGAACTTTGGAAAATGAGTCGCTATTCAACGATGCATCTGGTATCGTGGCTCTAAATTTAGCGATTGGAGCTGCGGTGACTGGTCAATTTTCACTCTTAAACGGAATCGGCAACTTCATGTATGTCTTTTTCGGAGGAATTATCCTCGGCGGAATTCTGGGTGCATTTATCGTTGCATTAAGATTGCGCCTGATCAATATGCACGTCGACACGCCTTCAGTCATGGTGCCTTTTACACTCTTAACACCATTTGTCGTCTACCTAATAGCCGAAGCTGTCGGTGTTTCTGGAATTCTGGCAGTCGTTGTTACTGGTTTAATGCACGGCATTCAGCAAAATCGTCTGCGCCTAACCAGTTCACGATTACAAATTGTTATGACTAGTACTTGGCAAATCGTCTCCAGTATTTTAAATGGAATCGTCTTTGTCCTACTAGGCTTATCATTGCCAAAAGTAATTATTGACTTGCACGAACGCAATACCAGCTCAGTCGCCATCCTTTTGGGCATTGGTATTTTACTATATGCCATCATGACCGCCTTACGTTACTTGTGGACCGTTTTAGATTTGGCACGTATTCGTGCTTGGGATAAAAAAGAAAAGCAGGCTAACAGTACTATCATGGCTCTGAGCGGAGTTCATGGAACCATTACTTTAGCGATGGCTTTCTCATTGCCACTGAAATTGAATGGTCAACCTTTCCCTTATCGAACCGATATTATCTTCGTGGCCGCGATAGTTATTTTAACCAGTTTATTGGTCCCAACATTCGTCTTGCCTTTCCTATTACCTCAACAAGTCAATAAATACAGCGAAGAAGAATTAGCTCACGCCAAAATAGAGATGGTTGATAATGCCATCGTCTCGCTTCAAACTCAACACGGACAAGATGTTAACACTAGTCAAGTTATCAACATTCTTGATGGTCAAAGAACCATTGAAGGACATATTGACAAAGCTAAGCTAAATATCATCTTTGACAACTGTTTCGAATTGGAACAACAAGCTATCAACGAAATGTTAGAAAATAATGAGATTGATGAATTAAACGCTAACCTATATATGCGTGTGGCAAAACGGACAATCGTTCAATATCAACAGACAGATTGGCAAAGGTTCACATTAGCTGTTCGCTTTGGTATTTTAGAGAGATTTTCACCTAGCAAAAAAGCTCGTAAACGCCGTAAAATCTTTCATCAAATGAAACATCATCAAGCTGACAACCGCTCCGATATGATCAAACGCAATCGCCAAATGTGGCAACAAATGGCGATTACGGAGAAGAAACCTTTCGAAAGAATCACAAGTTATTTAGCACAAAGTCTAGTTAACAACCACGAAAATAGTCGTGAAATCAACCTAGTACGCCGTGCATATGATGAAAGACACCGTCGATTAACCCGTAGTTTTGTTGAGGACGAGAATTTCAAAGACGAACAAAATGAACTCTTGATTGAAGCCTTTCAACAAGAAAATAACTACATTCAATCCAAGATTGCGACTAAGGAATTCAGTACTGAACTTGGTAGTGCTTTATATGAACAAATTTCCACTGACCAATTGGTTTACTTACAATCAGTTAATGAAGAATAA
- a CDS encoding MDR family MFS transporter — translation MSQSKTNVIAVTIAIYAATFVSAVEGTIVSTALPTIVGELHGVSLMNWVFSIYLLTTAMVTPIYGKLADLVGRKPVIQVGLAIFIVGSAMSGLANNMPILIFWRAVQGIGAGALLPVSMTIIADIYTYEKRAQVLGINNSAWGIAAVLAPLIGGIIIDKLSWHWIFFINVPIGIITMFLFQIFLHEPKHNKHEKIDYPGSFWLMLCLLGLMLSFQSLSNAIINWGIVLFELLISIISLWQFIKRESRATNPVISLKLFQNRPFIIQNVIAALINGYLMSISVYVPTWAQGILGVPASFAGFALTPSSIFWIIGSFVTSYLLAKWTPRHILYFSLSFIFVAGTWFALLPITTKFGWFFLITAISGFGFGIAMTTTTVTSQHLVAEKNVGVATSFNTLGRTIGQTLMVSIFGIILNIGMQHGLKSHPGTTLSMMNKLINPRTADQLPKNLLPDLRQVLYTGLHWVYIIGIIFVILSFFINSLDKHNWKQE, via the coding sequence ATGTCACAATCAAAAACAAACGTAATTGCGGTCACTATTGCAATTTACGCTGCAACATTTGTTAGTGCTGTTGAAGGCACAATCGTTTCCACAGCTTTACCAACAATTGTTGGGGAACTTCACGGTGTTTCCTTAATGAACTGGGTCTTCTCAATTTATTTATTAACAACAGCAATGGTTACACCCATTTACGGGAAATTAGCAGACTTAGTCGGCCGCAAACCTGTCATTCAAGTTGGTCTAGCTATTTTTATTGTTGGCTCAGCTATGAGTGGCTTAGCCAACAATATGCCTATCTTAATTTTCTGGCGAGCGGTTCAAGGGATTGGTGCTGGAGCTTTACTTCCGGTATCAATGACCATTATTGCGGATATCTATACTTACGAAAAAAGAGCTCAAGTTTTAGGAATCAATAATTCTGCATGGGGGATTGCCGCGGTTCTGGCACCTCTAATCGGTGGTATTATCATTGATAAACTAAGTTGGCATTGGATTTTTTTTATCAATGTGCCGATTGGAATTATAACTATGTTTCTTTTCCAAATATTTTTACATGAACCTAAACATAATAAACATGAAAAAATCGACTATCCTGGTAGTTTTTGGTTAATGTTGTGTTTGTTGGGTTTAATGCTTAGTTTTCAAAGTCTTAGTAATGCCATTATAAATTGGGGAATTGTTTTATTCGAATTACTGATCAGTATTATTAGCCTTTGGCAATTTATTAAGCGTGAAAGTCGAGCTACAAATCCTGTCATTTCACTAAAGCTATTTCAGAATCGACCATTCATTATTCAAAACGTAATTGCTGCACTGATTAATGGATACTTGATGTCTATTAGTGTTTACGTACCTACTTGGGCACAGGGTATCTTGGGAGTTCCGGCATCTTTTGCAGGATTTGCACTTACACCTAGTTCAATATTTTGGATCATCGGTTCATTCGTAACCAGCTATCTATTAGCAAAGTGGACCCCACGCCATATTCTTTATTTCAGTCTAAGTTTTATTTTTGTTGCCGGTACATGGTTTGCCTTACTACCAATCACAACCAAATTCGGTTGGTTTTTCTTAATTACAGCCATCAGTGGCTTTGGATTTGGAATCGCAATGACAACAACGACAGTTACTTCTCAACATTTAGTAGCTGAAAAGAACGTTGGAGTCGCAACTTCATTCAATACACTAGGTCGAACAATTGGTCAAACATTAATGGTTTCAATATTTGGAATCATTTTAAATATCGGTATGCAGCATGGATTAAAAAGTCATCCGGGCACAACGCTTTCGATGATGAACAAATTGATTAATCCCAGAACTGCCGATCAATTACCGAAAAACCTGTTGCCTGACCTGAGACAAGTTCTTTATACTGGCCTACATTGGGTATATATAATCGGAATTATTTTTGTAATACTATCATTTTTCATCAACAGTTTGGACAAACATAATTGGAAACAAGAGTAA